One region of Terricaulis silvestris genomic DNA includes:
- a CDS encoding LLM class flavin-dependent oxidoreductase produces MKLGLLSLGDIVDDPITGRKFSAPERYAMTIEACEAADRTGFHSISIGEHHGIGYTFSAPPVLLAAIAARTKRLRLTPGVALAANLDPLRIAEDYATVDVISNGRVEIATGRGTFFTKTYELMGQPLEESAARFAEAMELLCKLWCGKPLHWEGSYRPPITGEQLQPTPVQKDSLPFWIGGGSSPETAQLAGRLGVKLMLPSAFGKPSNFVRVADMYREAFAAAGHKHKPEVGACWHGWVAPTSAEAHKRFEPRYRAYHTFNQDMLHKVNPDPPAFAKAAFDYELLTTEGPAIVGSPAQFVDRLAGLHAVLGADLNIIKMDMGGVPREEYVAMVELAGAEVVPQLANIA; encoded by the coding sequence ATGAAACTCGGTCTTCTGTCGCTCGGCGATATTGTCGATGACCCGATCACGGGGAGGAAATTCTCCGCACCCGAACGCTACGCCATGACGATCGAGGCTTGCGAAGCAGCCGACAGGACCGGCTTCCACAGCATCAGCATCGGCGAACATCACGGCATTGGGTACACGTTCTCAGCGCCGCCGGTTTTGCTAGCGGCGATCGCAGCGCGCACTAAGCGCTTGCGGCTCACGCCTGGCGTCGCACTTGCTGCCAATCTCGATCCGCTCCGCATCGCGGAGGACTACGCAACCGTGGACGTGATCTCCAACGGGCGCGTTGAGATCGCCACCGGACGCGGCACCTTCTTCACCAAGACCTACGAGTTGATGGGACAGCCGCTCGAGGAATCCGCCGCGCGTTTCGCCGAAGCCATGGAGCTGCTCTGCAAACTGTGGTGCGGCAAGCCGCTGCACTGGGAGGGATCATACCGCCCGCCAATTACCGGCGAGCAATTGCAGCCGACGCCGGTGCAGAAGGATAGTCTGCCGTTCTGGATCGGCGGCGGCAGTTCGCCTGAGACCGCGCAATTGGCCGGGCGTCTCGGCGTCAAGCTGATGCTGCCAAGCGCGTTCGGAAAACCATCAAACTTCGTACGCGTCGCCGATATGTACCGCGAGGCGTTCGCGGCGGCGGGTCACAAGCACAAGCCGGAAGTGGGCGCCTGCTGGCACGGCTGGGTCGCTCCCACCAGCGCCGAAGCGCACAAAAGGTTCGAGCCGCGTTACCGCGCCTATCACACGTTCAACCAAGACATGCTGCACAAGGTCAATCCCGATCCGCCGGCTTTCGCCAAAGCGGCTTTCGACTATGAATTGCTCACGACCGAGGGGCCCGCAATCGTTGGCAGCCCAGCCCAGTTCGTCGATCGCCTTGCAGGTCTCCACGCTGTGCTCGGCGCGGATTTGAATATCATCAAGATGGATATGGGCGGCGTGCCGCGCGAGGAATATGTTGCGATGGTGGAATTGGCTGGCGCCGAAGTTGTGCCCCAGCTGGCCAATATCGCTTGA
- a CDS encoding NADPH-dependent FMN reductase: MKNTFIVGIGGTLRSDSSSERALRFCLDKAAGAGARTAMFSGEDLRAPLFEPGQAIADGSMRRLVDALRQADGVIIASPGYHGSISGSLKNVLDYTEEMARDERPYFEGRAVGCIVSAGGWQAAAATLAALRAIVHALRGWPTPLGVLLNSAEPVFEADGRCRSAETAGALGIMTQQVLDFASTRRAVFPDARVVAKRVATAG, translated from the coding sequence ATGAAAAACACGTTCATAGTCGGCATTGGCGGCACGCTACGCTCGGATTCATCGAGCGAGCGCGCGCTGCGTTTCTGTCTGGATAAAGCCGCCGGCGCGGGCGCTCGCACGGCGATGTTCTCGGGCGAAGACTTGCGCGCGCCGTTGTTTGAGCCGGGGCAAGCAATAGCCGACGGATCGATGCGCCGTCTGGTGGATGCATTGCGGCAGGCGGATGGCGTCATCATCGCGTCGCCCGGCTATCACGGCAGCATCTCTGGATCGCTCAAGAATGTTCTCGACTACACCGAGGAAATGGCGCGCGACGAGCGTCCTTATTTCGAGGGCCGCGCCGTCGGCTGCATCGTGTCCGCCGGTGGTTGGCAAGCCGCCGCCGCCACGTTGGCGGCGCTTCGCGCGATCGTGCATGCGCTGCGCGGTTGGCCGACGCCGCTGGGTGTGCTGCTCAATTCTGCGGAGCCCGTATTTGAGGCTGACGGCCGTTGCCGGTCCGCCGAGACGGCCGGCGCGCTCGGCATCATGACCCAACAAGTGCTCGACTTTGCGTCGACCCGCCGCGCTGTGTTTCCTGACGCGCGTGTTGTCGCGAAACGCGTAGCGACAGCCGGCTAG
- a CDS encoding CaiB/BaiF CoA transferase family protein: MTINRRLGVLHGVRVLEIGHFVAAPFAARILADLGADVIKVEPPGGDPVRQWGEQIDGKSLWWSVHGRNKRCITLNLKTERAQSIVHALAAQCDVLIENFRPGQIDKLGLSPETLRRDRPDLIIAHISGYGQSGPYRDRAAFGAIGEAIGGLRHLTNHRPGASDLPPVRAGVSIGDSISGLYAVIGILAALWRREGRDGDRSAHTIDVALTESVLSLMEGMLPEYGALAKIKQPTGGGIATAAPSDAYPTADGGWVLIAANSEPLFAKLMGLMGREELVGAQGFRGNQERVENVAAMDALIADWTRSYGTSALIDKLTQADIPNSKVYTAADCASDPQYLHRGMIQSVDDPAFDGPVTHVGIVPRIDGENGVRWPGPPLGAHTREVLHELLAMNDAAIDALRADGVV; this comes from the coding sequence ATGACCATCAACCGGCGACTGGGCGTGTTGCACGGCGTGCGAGTCCTGGAGATCGGGCATTTTGTAGCCGCGCCCTTCGCTGCGCGAATTTTGGCCGACCTCGGCGCCGACGTGATCAAGGTTGAACCGCCCGGAGGCGACCCCGTCCGCCAATGGGGTGAGCAAATCGACGGCAAGTCGCTGTGGTGGTCCGTCCACGGCCGTAACAAGCGCTGCATCACGCTCAACCTGAAAACAGAGCGGGCGCAGAGCATCGTTCACGCGCTCGCCGCGCAATGCGACGTGTTGATCGAAAACTTCCGTCCCGGCCAAATCGACAAACTGGGATTAAGCCCAGAGACACTGCGACGCGACCGTCCAGATCTCATCATCGCGCACATTTCCGGATACGGACAAAGCGGCCCCTACCGCGACCGCGCGGCGTTCGGCGCGATCGGCGAAGCAATCGGTGGGCTCCGCCATCTCACCAACCATCGCCCCGGCGCGAGCGACCTCCCCCCTGTTCGCGCTGGCGTCAGTATCGGCGATTCAATCTCTGGGCTTTACGCCGTAATCGGCATTCTGGCTGCGCTCTGGCGCCGAGAGGGCCGCGATGGCGATCGTAGCGCGCACACAATCGACGTCGCGCTCACTGAAAGTGTGCTCAGCTTGATGGAAGGCATGCTGCCCGAGTACGGCGCGCTCGCAAAGATCAAGCAACCGACCGGCGGCGGCATCGCGACGGCTGCGCCCTCTGACGCCTATCCGACCGCCGATGGCGGCTGGGTTTTGATCGCCGCCAATTCCGAACCATTGTTTGCGAAGTTGATGGGCTTGATGGGCCGCGAGGAGCTCGTTGGCGCGCAAGGTTTTCGCGGCAATCAGGAGCGCGTTGAAAATGTCGCGGCCATGGATGCGCTGATCGCGGACTGGACGCGCAGTTACGGTACATCTGCGTTGATCGACAAACTCACGCAGGCAGATATTCCGAACTCGAAAGTCTACACTGCCGCGGATTGCGCCTCTGATCCTCAGTACCTGCATCGCGGCATGATTCAGAGCGTCGACGATCCAGCGTTTGACGGACCCGTAACGCATGTGGGGATCGTCCCGCGCATCGACGGAGAGAACGGCGTGCGGTGGCCTGGCCCGCCGCTCGGTGCGCATACACGCGAAGTGCTACATGAATTGCTGGCTATGAACGACGCGGCAATCGACGCCCTGCGCGCGGACGGAGTGGTGTGA
- the leuC gene encoding 3-isopropylmalate dehydratase large subunit produces the protein MLRPRTLYEKVWDAHAVANLGGGEWLLYVDRHLLYEVTSPQAFDGLRASHRSVRRPDLTLAVADHNVPTQNRAGGLGAIDDSASRLQVETLERNARDFGLPYAGLTSARHGIVHIIGPEQGLTLPGATIVCGDSHTSTHGAFGALAFGIGTSEAEHVLATQTLIQKRSQTMLIRIDGALGASVTAKDIILAIIGKIGTAGATGCVIEYAGEAITALDMAGRMTICNMSIEAGARAGMIAPDEKAFAWIEGRPCAPHGAAFDQAKAYWRTLPSDRGAVFDRTVSLAAADIAPMVTWGTSPEAVTTIAGQTPDPAMEQDPARRAQIQRMLAYMGLEAKQPLNGLPIDVVFIGSCTNSRIEDLRAAAAIAKGRHVADGVRALVVPGSAAVKAQGEEEGLDRIFVEAGFEWRDAGCSMCLGLNPDRLAPGQRCASTSNRNFEGRQGPGGRTHLVSPAMAAAAAIRGRLTDVRELA, from the coding sequence ATGTTACGACCGCGTACACTTTACGAGAAAGTATGGGACGCGCACGCCGTCGCGAATCTCGGCGGCGGCGAGTGGCTACTCTATGTCGACAGGCATCTGCTCTATGAAGTGACGAGCCCTCAGGCATTTGACGGATTGCGCGCGTCTCATCGCAGTGTCCGCCGTCCCGATCTCACGCTTGCCGTCGCCGATCACAACGTGCCAACGCAAAATCGCGCCGGTGGCCTCGGCGCCATAGACGATTCCGCCAGCCGCCTTCAAGTCGAGACGCTGGAGCGCAACGCGCGCGACTTCGGCCTTCCCTACGCCGGCCTCACTAGCGCACGCCACGGCATCGTTCATATCATTGGCCCCGAACAGGGTCTTACCCTCCCTGGCGCCACCATCGTCTGCGGCGACAGCCACACCTCAACGCACGGCGCGTTCGGCGCTTTGGCCTTCGGTATCGGCACATCGGAAGCCGAGCACGTGCTGGCGACCCAGACGCTGATCCAAAAGCGATCGCAGACCATGCTCATTCGGATCGACGGCGCGCTCGGCGCCAGCGTCACGGCAAAGGACATCATCCTCGCAATCATCGGAAAGATCGGCACCGCGGGCGCGACTGGATGCGTGATCGAGTACGCGGGCGAAGCGATCACCGCGCTCGACATGGCTGGGCGGATGACGATCTGCAATATGTCGATCGAAGCCGGCGCCCGCGCAGGCATGATCGCGCCGGACGAAAAAGCATTTGCTTGGATCGAGGGCCGACCCTGCGCGCCGCATGGGGCGGCGTTCGATCAAGCCAAGGCATATTGGCGGACGTTGCCGTCCGATCGCGGCGCCGTCTTCGATCGTACCGTCTCGCTAGCGGCCGCCGACATCGCGCCAATGGTGACGTGGGGCACCAGCCCGGAAGCGGTGACCACGATCGCCGGGCAAACGCCGGACCCAGCCATGGAGCAGGATCCCGCGCGCCGCGCGCAAATCCAGCGCATGCTCGCGTACATGGGCCTTGAAGCGAAGCAACCCTTGAACGGTTTGCCGATCGACGTTGTGTTCATCGGCAGCTGCACCAATAGCCGCATCGAGGATCTGCGCGCGGCCGCCGCGATCGCGAAGGGCCGCCATGTCGCCGACGGCGTGCGCGCGTTGGTTGTGCCCGGCTCAGCCGCCGTGAAGGCGCAAGGCGAAGAAGAAGGATTGGATCGCATCTTCGTCGAGGCCGGATTCGAATGGCGCGATGCGGGCTGTTCGATGTGCCTCGGCCTCAACCCCGACCGCTTGGCGCCTGGTCAACGGTGTGCATCGACGTCCAACCGAAACTTCGAAGGACGCCAAGGCCCCGGCGGGCGCACGCATCTGGTCTCACCGGCGATGGCGGCAGCCGCGGCCATTCGCGGGCGCCTCACCGATGTGCGGGAGCTTGCGTGA
- a CDS encoding TetR/AcrR family transcriptional regulator, with protein sequence MGRPKQALISRRRTLEVALRIIDEEGLEALSIRRLGDELNVRGISLYHHFKSKEHILVGVCELALSDIRTPNTTDTDWREWFIKNAISYWRALLAHPNLIPVLMRRHPLRIGLAEHNATAGLLAVQGVPPGAIMPILEGLEALPLGCAIYESAVEADEGTDNWKTQYPFLFHVSQHRDISRARVFEVMARAALDAILAEYEAVTGKSAPPPKPKKDTKTRD encoded by the coding sequence ATGGGCCGGCCAAAACAGGCGCTCATCTCACGGCGCAGAACCCTCGAAGTGGCGCTGCGCATTATTGACGAGGAAGGCCTCGAAGCGCTGAGCATTCGCCGCCTTGGAGACGAGCTGAACGTGCGCGGCATTTCGCTCTATCACCACTTCAAAAGCAAGGAACACATCCTTGTCGGCGTGTGCGAGCTGGCGCTCTCGGATATCCGCACGCCCAACACGACCGACACGGACTGGCGTGAGTGGTTCATCAAGAACGCGATCTCCTACTGGCGAGCCCTGCTCGCGCATCCCAATCTGATCCCCGTCCTGATGCGCCGTCACCCTCTGCGCATTGGCCTCGCCGAACACAACGCGACGGCCGGCCTTCTCGCGGTGCAAGGGGTTCCGCCGGGCGCGATCATGCCGATCCTCGAAGGCCTTGAGGCGCTTCCGCTTGGGTGCGCCATCTATGAATCGGCGGTCGAGGCCGACGAAGGCACCGACAATTGGAAAACGCAGTATCCGTTCTTGTTTCACGTCAGCCAACACCGCGACATCAGCCGCGCACGCGTGTTCGAAGTGATGGCGCGCGCCGCGCTTGACGCCATCCTAGCCGAATATGAGGCGGTTACCGGCAAAAGCGCGCCGCCACCAAAACCTAAGAAGGACACGAAAACCCGCGATTGA
- a CDS encoding alpha/beta hydrolase gives MSEAVRYSRKPYLIVHREERVRKDVYGSIDDAVVLQAQLMRGEAPSKTVLIAMHPIGAPAYLPIFPQLARAGHHVIACASRYSNGDAALEMENVVLDLAACVRDARERLEYENVVLIGWSGGGSLMAGFQAEAQKPVIKATASGESTPLANAKLLAGDALVLVASHRSRHHLLTGQLDASIIDEFNPDKKDRALDLYDAANPAQPPYSKDFLATYRDAQLRRNRRITSWVKEKLASLKTAGRPHDEHCFVVHGTMADPRWIDPTVDPNGRRPNWTYLGDPRVVNNSAAGLGRYSSLRSWLSQWSFDDAQFDSVGSGPRITVPSLVLTASADDACPPAHTDAMFDALGAKDKQKHQIDAANHYFSGPDGRSQLGEAVEFISAWLEKRGFGI, from the coding sequence ATGTCTGAAGCCGTCCGTTACAGCCGCAAACCGTACCTCATTGTTCATCGTGAGGAGCGTGTCCGCAAGGACGTCTACGGGTCGATCGACGACGCGGTCGTATTGCAAGCGCAACTCATGCGCGGCGAGGCGCCATCGAAGACGGTGCTGATCGCGATGCACCCGATTGGCGCGCCTGCCTATCTGCCGATCTTTCCGCAACTGGCGCGCGCCGGCCACCACGTCATTGCTTGCGCGTCCCGATATTCCAACGGCGACGCCGCGCTTGAGATGGAAAACGTCGTGCTCGATCTCGCCGCGTGCGTGCGCGATGCGCGCGAGCGGTTGGAGTACGAAAACGTCGTGTTGATCGGCTGGAGCGGCGGCGGTTCGCTCATGGCCGGCTTCCAGGCCGAAGCGCAAAAACCGGTAATCAAGGCGACGGCTTCGGGTGAGTCCACGCCGCTCGCCAACGCCAAGCTACTGGCCGGTGACGCGCTCGTGCTGGTCGCTTCGCACAGGAGTCGGCACCATCTTCTGACCGGTCAGCTCGACGCCTCGATCATCGACGAGTTCAATCCGGACAAGAAAGATCGCGCTCTCGATCTCTACGACGCCGCGAACCCCGCGCAGCCGCCTTACTCGAAGGACTTTCTCGCGACCTACCGCGACGCGCAATTGCGGCGCAACCGTCGCATCACGTCGTGGGTGAAGGAAAAGTTGGCCTCGCTGAAGACGGCTGGACGTCCGCACGACGAGCATTGCTTCGTTGTGCACGGCACGATGGCGGATCCACGGTGGATCGATCCTACTGTCGATCCGAACGGACGGCGCCCGAATTGGACATACCTCGGCGATCCACGCGTCGTGAACAACAGCGCCGCGGGGCTTGGCCGCTACTCATCCTTGCGGAGCTGGCTCTCGCAGTGGAGCTTTGACGATGCTCAGTTCGACTCCGTCGGCTCCGGTCCGCGCATCACGGTTCCAAGTCTTGTGCTGACCGCCAGCGCCGACGACGCGTGTCCGCCCGCGCATACGGACGCGATGTTCGACGCGCTCGGCGCCAAGGACAAGCAGAAGCATCAGATCGATGCGGCGAACCACTATTTCTCTGGGCCTGATGGCCGCTCACAGCTCGGCGAGGCCGTCGAGTTTATTTCCGCGTGGCTGGAGAAGCGCGGCTTCGGTATTTAG
- a CDS encoding enoyl-CoA hydratase-related protein, whose translation MFSQKLHADGVLEVVIDRPPVNAFNIGIAHDLALCLEGVAGRDDVRVVVLRSDGRGFCGGGDVKEVESLSGFEGILGQSSGSLRLSLAILMCATPVVCGVHNYCVGIGVLAAGASDVLVASRGTRFVLAEVDNGATAGAVQALKLMPEKRVRAAMMTAESVLAEELQALGSIYSLVEAHTDVADEARAIASRIAQKNPATMRRLKRSLNNTTKAHELEAAYRAEMSYTYELNIMGVASEGRTAFIKGDRASYGADAPHPPSRKDGGKQ comes from the coding sequence TTGTTCTCGCAGAAACTCCACGCCGACGGCGTTCTCGAGGTCGTCATCGACCGGCCGCCGGTCAACGCCTTCAACATCGGGATTGCTCACGACTTGGCGCTGTGCCTCGAAGGCGTGGCGGGGCGGGATGATGTGCGCGTCGTCGTGTTGCGCAGCGATGGCAGGGGCTTTTGCGGTGGCGGCGATGTCAAGGAAGTCGAGTCTCTCAGTGGCTTCGAGGGCATTCTCGGCCAGTCCTCGGGATCTTTGCGGCTGAGCCTTGCCATATTGATGTGCGCGACACCTGTGGTGTGCGGCGTACACAATTATTGCGTCGGCATCGGCGTGCTGGCGGCTGGCGCGAGCGATGTTCTTGTGGCCTCTCGCGGTACGCGGTTCGTCCTGGCTGAAGTGGACAACGGCGCGACGGCGGGCGCTGTGCAAGCCTTGAAGTTGATGCCCGAAAAGCGAGTGCGCGCTGCCATGATGACGGCCGAGTCGGTGCTTGCTGAGGAACTGCAGGCGCTCGGTTCGATCTACAGTCTCGTTGAGGCGCACACGGACGTCGCCGATGAAGCGCGGGCGATCGCGTCGCGGATCGCGCAGAAGAATCCAGCCACGATGCGCCGGCTTAAGCGGTCGCTCAACAATACGACCAAGGCTCACGAGCTGGAGGCGGCCTATCGGGCTGAGATGAGCTACACTTACGAACTGAACATCATGGGTGTGGCGTCAGAGGGTCGAACAGCCTTTATTAAAGGCGATCGGGCCAGTTATGGGGCAGACGCCCCGCATCCGCCGTCGCGCAAAGACGGCGGTAAGCAATAG
- a CDS encoding hydroxymethylglutaryl-CoA lyase: MSERAVSIVDVGPRDGFQAIAAFIPTATKIDMIARLHAAGVRRVEATAFVSDKAVPQMADAAEILAASRDLPGLDVQVLTPNVRYAEKAIGAGARHIAFVLSVSEKHNLNNVRRLPADSAAEYATLAKTVGDQTRIRLNVATAFDCPFDGPLAPEQTLALLEHLVESSPDAEVALCDTTGRVTPDRVRSLFETAMTRLPLVSRWAFHGHDTYGLGVANVLAAYDAGVRVFDASFAGLGGCPFAPGATGNVATEDVVWTFEQMGVRTGIDVAALISVARDGAALPDACSGGRVRQAVLMAQARETG, translated from the coding sequence ATGAGCGAGCGCGCCGTTTCGATCGTCGACGTTGGACCGCGCGACGGCTTTCAAGCGATCGCGGCCTTTATTCCCACCGCGACCAAGATCGATATGATCGCCAGGCTCCACGCCGCGGGCGTGCGGCGTGTCGAGGCCACCGCCTTCGTCAGCGACAAAGCCGTGCCGCAAATGGCGGACGCAGCGGAGATACTGGCGGCGTCCCGCGATCTGCCGGGCTTGGACGTACAGGTGCTCACACCGAATGTACGCTATGCCGAGAAAGCCATCGGCGCCGGCGCGCGCCATATCGCGTTCGTGCTTTCGGTAAGCGAAAAGCACAATCTCAACAATGTCCGGCGCCTCCCTGCGGACTCCGCGGCGGAATATGCCACGCTAGCGAAGACTGTCGGCGATCAGACTCGCATTCGCCTCAACGTCGCGACGGCGTTCGACTGCCCCTTCGACGGCCCGCTCGCGCCCGAACAGACACTTGCTTTGCTGGAGCACTTGGTCGAGAGCAGCCCGGACGCTGAAGTTGCGCTGTGCGACACGACCGGTCGCGTCACGCCCGATCGGGTGCGCTCGCTGTTCGAAACTGCGATGACGCGATTGCCGCTCGTTTCGCGATGGGCCTTTCATGGGCACGACACGTACGGACTGGGGGTGGCGAATGTGCTGGCGGCTTACGATGCCGGCGTGCGCGTCTTCGACGCCTCGTTCGCTGGCCTCGGCGGATGCCCGTTTGCGCCGGGCGCAACCGGCAACGTCGCGACAGAAGACGTCGTCTGGACATTCGAACAAATGGGCGTCCGCACCGGCATCGACGTTGCGGCGCTCATTTCGGTCGCGCGGGATGGCGCAGCACTTCCGGACGCTTGCTCGGGCGGGCGCGTGCGCCAAGCCGTGCTCATGGCGCAAGCGCGGGAAACGGGCTGA
- the leuD gene encoding 3-isopropylmalate dehydratase small subunit, with the protein MTPFVRLTGIAAPLPIANIDTDMLVPAPFLKTVSRQGLGGALFHNQRFDELGQERLDFVINRAPWREAKILITLENFGCGSSREHAPWALLDFGIRCIIAPSFADIFHSNCCKNGILPIELDRAIVEDLMERARDPARATFTVDLEALTITTGDREIPFAVDEQRRTRLLEGIDDIANSLHHEAAISAHEERARREMPWLVQTGLLAWRNTAER; encoded by the coding sequence ATGACGCCGTTCGTGCGCTTGACGGGCATCGCCGCGCCCCTCCCCATCGCCAACATCGACACGGACATGCTCGTGCCGGCGCCGTTCCTCAAGACTGTGTCGCGGCAAGGCTTAGGCGGCGCCCTCTTTCACAATCAGCGCTTTGACGAGCTCGGCCAAGAACGGCTGGACTTTGTGATCAACCGTGCGCCATGGCGCGAAGCGAAGATTCTCATCACGCTTGAGAATTTCGGCTGCGGCTCAAGCCGCGAACATGCGCCCTGGGCGCTTCTCGATTTCGGCATCCGTTGCATCATTGCACCGAGTTTCGCCGACATCTTTCACAGCAATTGTTGCAAGAATGGCATCCTCCCGATCGAACTCGATCGGGCCATTGTTGAAGATCTGATGGAGCGAGCGCGCGATCCCGCGCGAGCGACATTCACGGTGGATCTTGAGGCGCTCACGATCACGACCGGCGACCGAGAGATTCCATTCGCTGTCGATGAACAGCGGCGCACGCGCCTGCTTGAAGGCATCGATGATATCGCCAACAGCTTGCACCATGAAGCGGCGATCAGCGCTCACGAAGAACGCGCACGGCGGGAGATGCCTTGGCTGGTGCAGACCGGCCTGCTTGCGTGGCGCAACACGGCTGAGCGCTAA
- a CDS encoding AMP-binding protein: MRTDRRRDAAADWPAHYGRTKPQAIALRNHESNETRTWAQLDKRVGKLAHVLRNDLGLKPGDRVVNLSNGDIRHFELQFACARAGLIWAPLNFRLTTTELAGLCEDLQPGLMVTDDAWSAAAREASKMADVPRTLTWGPNRELDEMVERAPVFAEHEEIDPEAPLLILFTSGTTGTPKAAVITVGGLVWQALNQAQFCGNAESGSHVFLPLPLFHAGGLNSQANPILYFGGQVTVAPRFDPDVVVKFAGDPANKVTHLGLVPIMYKMMSESPAFAGADFRCVRNLLVAGGRLPDALRETYAAKDVQFMSQYGGTETGPTITSLDGARVDKLRAGSCGQRAIHVQMRLVDETGNDVEQGEPGEVWVKGPAVIKRYYGRDPEKDFPEGWFHTGDVAWEDDEGFLYIVDRVKDMYKSGGENVYPAEVELVLASHPAVAEISVIGVSDEQWGEVGLAVAVARQGHTLTLESLCAVCEGRLARFKRPKHLVVVEELPRNVTGKVAKHMLREMFRGSRSA, from the coding sequence TTGCGTACGGACCGCAGGAGAGACGCGGCAGCCGATTGGCCCGCTCACTACGGCAGGACCAAGCCGCAGGCGATCGCCTTGCGCAATCATGAGTCGAATGAGACTCGCACCTGGGCGCAACTCGATAAGCGCGTCGGCAAGCTCGCGCACGTGCTGCGTAACGACCTTGGCCTCAAGCCCGGCGATCGCGTCGTCAATCTCTCAAACGGCGATATTCGCCATTTCGAATTGCAGTTCGCCTGCGCGCGCGCGGGCCTGATCTGGGCGCCGCTGAACTTTCGGCTCACCACGACTGAACTCGCCGGGCTCTGTGAAGACTTGCAGCCGGGCCTGATGGTGACCGATGACGCGTGGAGCGCCGCGGCGCGCGAAGCGTCGAAGATGGCTGACGTGCCGCGCACGCTGACCTGGGGCCCAAACCGCGAATTGGATGAGATGGTCGAACGCGCGCCCGTGTTCGCCGAGCATGAGGAGATCGACCCCGAAGCCCCGTTGCTGATTCTGTTTACATCCGGCACGACTGGAACACCAAAGGCCGCCGTCATCACTGTGGGCGGGCTCGTTTGGCAGGCGTTGAACCAGGCGCAATTCTGCGGCAACGCCGAGAGCGGCAGTCACGTATTCCTGCCGCTGCCCCTCTTTCACGCCGGCGGTTTGAACAGCCAGGCCAATCCGATTCTCTATTTCGGCGGCCAGGTCACCGTCGCGCCGCGTTTCGATCCGGACGTCGTCGTCAAGTTTGCGGGCGATCCCGCCAACAAAGTCACCCATCTCGGCCTCGTGCCGATCATGTATAAAATGATGTCGGAGAGCCCGGCGTTCGCTGGTGCTGATTTTCGTTGCGTACGCAATTTACTGGTTGCCGGCGGACGGCTTCCCGACGCGCTGCGCGAAACGTACGCGGCGAAAGACGTTCAGTTCATGTCGCAGTATGGCGGCACAGAAACTGGTCCGACGATCACATCGCTGGATGGCGCGCGCGTCGACAAACTGCGCGCCGGCTCCTGCGGACAACGCGCGATCCACGTGCAAATGCGCCTAGTCGACGAAACGGGCAACGACGTCGAGCAAGGCGAACCCGGCGAGGTGTGGGTCAAAGGGCCCGCCGTCATCAAACGCTATTACGGCCGCGACCCCGAGAAGGATTTTCCGGAGGGGTGGTTTCACACCGGCGATGTCGCGTGGGAAGATGACGAAGGCTTCCTGTACATCGTCGATCGCGTGAAGGACATGTACAAGTCCGGCGGCGAGAACGTCTATCCGGCGGAAGTTGAGCTCGTGCTCGCGTCGCATCCGGCCGTCGCCGAAATCTCTGTCATCGGCGTGAGCGACGAGCAATGGGGCGAAGTCGGCCTCGCTGTCGCGGTCGCGCGGCAGGGGCACACGCTGACTTTGGAATCCTTGTGTGCGGTCTGCGAGGGCCGCTTGGCGCGATTCAAGCGGCCAAAGCACTTGGTCGTGGTCGAGGAATTGCCCCGTAATGTCACCGGCAAAGTCGCCAAGCACATGCTGCGAGAGATGTTTCGCGGCAGTCGCAGCGCTTAG